The nucleotide window TCGTGCATCACCCGGGCCCGGCCGGGCTGGATGGTGTTCGTGGCGGGTGAGTAGAAGAGGTTGGAGGCGTCCTCGGCCTGGCCGCCGTTCTCCAGGGCCACCACGTCGAAGGTGCCGAGGGCCGCGAGCCACTCGGGGTCGGGGACGACCTCGCCGTGGACCCTGAGACGGGCGATGCCGCCGTCGGGGTGCTGGTTGACGCGGAGGTGGGTGAAGCGCTGTTCGACGGAGACCGCGAAGCCGTTCGCCGCGTGGCCGCCGACCGGGGTGCGCGGGACGAGCGTCGTCCACTTGACGTCGTCGGCGAGCAGTTCCTCCGGGGAGGGGGAGCCGGGCACCGACGTGGCCTCGACGGACACGGCCTGCGGGTAGTTGCCGCGGAAGTGGGCCGTGTCGACGACGATGCCGCGGATCACACCGGGCGCGCCGAGGCGGACCAGCGCCCAGTCGTGGTCCTCGGCCGTCGGCCACGGGTGCTCGGCCGAGGCGCCACGGCGGCGGCGCGTCTCCCAGCCGTCCATGATCTTGCCCTTGTGGCCGAAGTGCTCGGGGTCGAACTCGGCACGCTCGGGCAGCAGCAGGTTCTCTCGCTGGGCGAAGAACTCGTCGTTGGCGGCGATGACACCGGCGCCGAGCCGGCGGTCGGCGAGGTCGGCGTACCGGGTGAAGGGGAAGTCGGCGGTGCGGTAGTCCACGTACGGGTCACCGCCGCCGTACGGGTTTGCGTCGCCGGTGAAGTTCACGATCGCCGTCACGATGATCAGGTCTGCCTTTCGGTTGTTCGGCCGCTGCGGGTGCGGGGGCTGGGGCCCTAGGTGGTACGGGTGAGGAGTCGTCCCTTCGGTTCGGTGAACTCGCCGTCGGCGACGATGCGTTGGCCGCGGAGCCAGGTGGAGCGGACGACGCCGTACAGGGTCTTGCCGGCGTACGCCGTCACCCGGTTGCGGTGCTGGAGGGCGGCCGGGTCGACGGTGAAGGTCTCGTCGGGGGCGAGGACGGCGAAGTCGGCGTCGCGGCCCGCCTCGATGGCGCCCTTCCGGTCCAGACCCACGAGGTCGGCCGTGCGCGACGACATCCAGCGGACGACGTCCTCCAGGCCGTGGCCGCGCCTGCGGGCCTCCGTCCAGACCGCGGCGAGGCTCAGCTGGAGGCCCGAGATGCCGCCCCAGGCGGTGGCGAAGTCGTCCGTCTTCAGGTCGGCCGTGGACGGGGAGTGGTCGGTGACCACGCAGTCGATCGTGCCGTCCGCCAGGGCCTGCCAGAGGAGGTCCTGGTTGGCGGACTCACGGATGGGCGGGCAGCACTTGAACTCGCTGGCCCCGTCGGGCACTTCCTCCGCGGTGAGGGTGAGGTAGTGCGGGCAGGTCTCGACCGTGATCCGTACGCCCTCGGCCTTGGCCGCGGCGATCAGGGGCAGCGCGTCGCTCGACGACAGGTGCAGGACGTGCACGCGCGCGTTCAGTCGCTTCGCCTGGGCGATCAGGCCGGCGATCGCCGTGTCCTCGGCGTCGCGCGGGCGGGAGGCCAGGAAGTCGGCGTACTTGGGGCCGCCCTGCTGCGGGGCCGCGTCGAGGTGGTGCGGGTCCTCGGCGTGCACGATGAGCAGTCCGCCGAAGTCCGCGATCTCGGCCAGGGAGCCGGCGAGCCCGTCCTGGTCGAGGTGCGGGAACTCGTCCACGCCCGACGGCGACAGGAACGCCTTGAAGCCGAAGACCCCGGCGTCGTGCAGCGGCCGCAGGTCCTTGACGTTGTCGGGCAGGGCGCCGCCCCAGAAGCCGACGTCTATGTGGGCCTTGTCGGCGGCCACGTCCCGCTTCGTACGGAGGTGGTCGACCGTCGTGGTCGGCGGGAGGGAGTTCAGGGGCATGTCGACGAGGGTGGTGATGCCGCCGGCCGCCGCCGCGCGCGTGGCGGTCCAGAAGCCCTCCCAGTGGGTGCGGCCGGGGTCGTTGACGTGCACATGAGTGTCGACGAGGCCGGGCAGCAGGACGTCGTCGCCGAAGTCCTCCAACCGGGCGCCTCCCGGGAGGGCGGCGTCGTACGGCAGTACGGCCGTGATCATGCCGTCGGTCACCGCGACGGACGCGGCGCGCATCCCCTCGGGCGTGATGACGCGCGTCGAGCGCAGCACCAGTTCCACGTCTTCTACGTCGGACACCCGAACCCCTCTCTCCGTACCGCCGTTAACTTCCGCGTAACGGAATTCAACGTTCTGTTGAAGGAGTCTTCACTCCGGCCCCAGCGCAGTCAAGGGCGCCCTCTCCACTCTGCGCCCCCTCACCTCCACTCTGGATGTTTTCACAAGGTGGAATTAAAATTCCACTGCGCAGAACGTAGTGACACACAAGCAGGTAGTCAACGAACTGCCCGGTAGGCTGCGACCTTGCCCGCCCGTCACCCGCCGCCGCCCCGACCGAGCCCCTACGGGCCGCACCCCTTGATCCTGATGCCGAAAGGACCGCGCCCGTGCCGACGTCCAGCGCCAGCACCACCGACTCCGCCAAGTCGCCCTCGTCCGGCGGTGGTGTCCAGTCCCTCGAGCGCGCCTTCGATCTGCTGGAGCGGATGGCGGACGCCGGCGGCGAGGTCGGCCTCAGCGAGCTCTCCGCGAGCAGCGGGCTGCCGCTGCCCACGATCCACCGCCTGATGCGCACGCTGGTGGTCTGCGGTTACGTACGCCAGCAGACCAATCGGCGATACGCGCTCGGCCCGCGCCTGATCCGGCTCGGCGAGTCGGCGTCCCGGCTGCTCGGCACCTGGGCCCGCCCCTATCTCGCACGCCTGGTCGAGGAGACCGGCGAGACGGCGAACATGGCGCTGCTCGACGGCGACGAGATCGTTTACGTCGCTCAGGTGCCGTCCAAGCACTCGATGCGGATGTTCACCGAGGTGGGACGCCGGGTGCTGCCGCACTCGACGGGCGTCGGCAAGGCCCTGCTCGCGGGTTTCCCGGCCGAGGAGGTGCGCGCGCTGCTGGCCCGTACGGGTATGCCGGCCGCCACGGAGAAGACGATCACCACGCCGGAAGGCTTCCTGGCCGCGCTCGACGACGTCCGTCGGCTCGGCTACGCGGTCGACGACAACGAGCAGGAGATCGGCGTCCGGTGTCTCGCGGTGTCCGTGCCCGGCTCCCCCACCGCCGCGGCGATCTCGATCTCCGGGCCGGCGGGACGCGTCACGGAGGCGGCCACGGAGAAGATCGTGCCGGTGCTTCAGCAGGTGGCGGTGGAACTGTCGGAGGCGCTGGCGAGCTCGGGAACCACGGGCTGACGCCAGTCCGGGGATCCCATCCCGGGGGCTCCGCGCCCGGACCCCCGGGCCGGTTCGTTGTCCGCGGGTAGGGGGGTGGGGGCTGGTCCCGCAGTTCCAGTCCCCGAAAGCAACGGCCCCTGCGTCCCTGAGCAGCAGGGGCTGCGCGCGCAACCACGACACACCCGCACCCGCGAACGCACCCGGCCCTCACCGACGCGGCGGCTCCCCGAACAGCTCCACCGCGGTGCGGACCTCCGCCAGGCCCCGCGCCAGGGCGCTGACCGAGCCGATGGAGCCCGCGATCAGCAGCAGGGAGCGACGCAGACGGGGTATCTCCGGGATACCACTGACGGCCATCGCGGCCAGCGCCGCCAGCTCGTCCTCGGCGATGCCTCGGTCCGGGAACTCCGCCGGATGGGCGGCGAGTTCACGGCGCAACCGGGACACGGCGGAGCGCAGCTCCGTCACTCTCGGGTCCTCGTCAATGCCGGTCACTGGCCTCTGCCCCAAGCTCCGCAACACAGCTCCCCCTCGCACGCCTTCGTGCGCCGCCCGCCGCCGCACGTGGTCGTACGGTCGACCACCCCGTGGCGCCGGTCGGGCGCCGGGGTGCGCGGGCCAGTAAAGCCAATCCGCATGGCGAACGCCACTACGGGGACCGAAATTCAGTCCTCGACTTCACACGGCCCACCGAGGTTCGCGGGCGCGCCCGCGCCGGGTCGGGTATGCAAGGGACATGACCGAGAACAACGGCCGGGACCGCAGCCGGGACAGCGGTCCGGACAAGGACGCGGACGCCGAGCCGGACGACCGGCACGACACCGAGCCCGGCACCGGCACCGTCGTCGGGCTGCTGCTCGCCGCCGGTGGCGGCCGGCGCCTCGGCGGGCGCCCCAAGGCACTGCTGTCCCACCGGGGGCGCCCCCTGGTCGAGCACGCGGTCGCGGTGCTGCGGGCGGGCGGCTGCACGCGGGTGCATGTGGTCCTGGGGGCCGACGCGGCGGCCGTACGCGCGCGGGCCGAGCTGTCCGGCTGCGTCCTGGTGGACAACCCTGAGTGGGAGGAGGGCATGGGCTCGTCGCTGCGGGCCGGGCTCACCTCGCTGGCCGGGACGGGCGCCGGGGCCGCGCTGGTCTCGCTCGTCGACCAGCCGGGGATCGGGCCGGAGGCCGTGGCCAGGGTCCTCGCCGCGTACAGGTCGGGCGCGTCGCTCGCGGCAGCCGCGTACGACGGCGAGCGGGGCCACCCCGTGCTGTTCGGCGCCGACCACTGGGCCGGGATCACCGAGGCCGCCGTGGGCGACCGGGGGGCGCGGGGCTATCTGAAGGCCCGCGAGGACGAGGTGGTGCTGGTCGAGTGCGGGGATGTGGCGCGGGCGTACGACATCGACACGGAGGCCGATCTGGGCCACCTGGAGTGAGCGGGACGGCACTCGGCGCCACACCGCCTCGCCCCTGAGAATCTCGACATCAACAAAATATTGAACTTCCACGATGAGGAAACTAGTATCCACTGTTCAGAAGCGCCTGACCGACTTGCGGGCGCCACAGCCGTATCCAGGTCGACTGGCACCCGGTGCCACGCCCGCCGAAGGAAGTGACAGCTCATGTCCGCACCAGCGCCGTCCCCGCTGGCCATCGTCGACGCCGAGCCCCTGCCCCGGCAGGAGGAGGTCCTCACCGAGGCGGCCCTCGCCTTCGTGGCCGAGCTGCACCGGCGGTTCACGCCCCGGCGTGACGAGCTCCTCGCCCGCCGTGCCGAGCGCCGTGCGGAGATCGCCCGCACCTCCACGCTCGACTTCCTCCCGGAGACCGCCGCGATCCGCGCGGACGACTCCTGGAAGGTCGCCCCTTCTCCGGACGCCCTGAACGACCGGCGCGTCGAGATCACCGGCCCCACCGACCGCAAGATGACGATCAACGCCCTCAACTCGGGCGCGAGGATCTGGCTCGCGGACTTCGAGGACGCCTCGGCGCCGACCTGGGAGAACGTCGTCATCGGCCAGGTGAACATGGCCGACGCCTACACCCGGAACATCGACTTCACCGACGCGCGGACCGGCAAGTCGTACGCCCTGCGGCCGAACGAGGAGCTGGCGACGGTCGTCATGCGCCCGCGCGGCTGGCACCTGAGCGAGCGCCACCTCGTCGACGCCGACGGCACCCCGGTGCCCGGCGCGCTCGTCGACTTCGGCCTGTACTTCTTCCACAACGCCCAGCGGCTGCTCGACCTCGGCAAGGGCCCGTACTTCTACCTCCCGAAGACGGAGTCGCACCTGGAGGCCCGCCTCTGGAACGAGGTCTTCGTCTTCGCGCAGGACTATGTCGGCATCCCGCAGGGCACCGTCCGCGCGACCGTCCTGATCGAGACGATCACGGCCGCGTACGAGATGGAGGAGATCCTCTACGAACTCCGCGACCACGCCTCGGGGCTGAACGCGGGCCGCTGGGACTACCTCTTCTCCATCGTGAAGAACTTCCGTGACGGCGGGGAGAAGTTCGTGCTCCCGGACCGCAACGCGGTCACGATGACGGCCCCGTTCATGCGGGCGTACACCGAACTCCTCGTCCGCACCTGCCACAAGCGCGGCGCGCACGCGATCGGCGGCATGGCGGCGTTCATCCCGTCGCGCCGTGACGAGGAGGTCAACAAGGTCGCGTTCGAGAAGGTCAAGGCCGACAAGGACCGCGAGGCGAACGACGGCTTCGACGGCTCCTGGGTCGCCCACCCCGACCTGGTCCCGATCGCCATGGCCTCCTTCGACGCCGTCCTCGGCGACAAGCCGAACCAGAAGGACCGCCTCCGCGAGGACGTGTCCGTCGCCGCCGGTGACCTGATCGCCGTCGACTCGCTGGACGCCAAGCCGACGTATCCCGGTCTCGTCAACGCCGTCCAGGTCGGCATCCGTTACATCGAGGCCTGGCTGCGCGGCCTCGGCGCGGTCGCCATCTTCAACCTCATGGAGGACGCGGCCACCGCCGAGATCTCCCGCTCCCAGATCTGGCAGTGGATCAACGCGGGCGTCGAGTTCGAGAACGGCGAGAAGGCGACGCCGGAGCTGGCCCGCAAGGTCGCCGCCGAGGAGCTGGCGAACATCCGCGCGGAGCTGGGCGAGGAGGCGTTCGCCGCCGGTCACTGGCAGCAGGCCCACGACCTGCTGCTCGAGGTCGCCCTCGACGAGGACTACGCGGACTTCCTGACCCTGCCGGCGTACGAGCAGCTCAAGGGCTGAACCCGGCTCTTCACGAAGCAGGCTTGTCCGAGTGGCCCAGGGACTTCCCCGGGGCCACTCGGTCGCGTACGGCCTGCTTCACTGCCGTGGGCTCCGGGAAGCCCTGCTCGCGGCGGTCCCACACCACCTCGTCGTTGACTCGGACGACGAAGACGCCGCCCTTGCCGGGCTTGAGGGACAGCTCGGTCAGTTCCTCCTCGAACGTGGTGAGCAGTTCCTGCGCCAGCCAGGCCGCCCTGGGCAGCCAGCGGCACTGCGTGCAGTACTCGATCTCCACTGCTTGGCTCATCCGAGATGCACCGACCAATCCTGTTCCGCCGCCGGTTTGCCGTGCAGGTCGGGGACCCGCTTCAGCCAGTTCGGCCGGTCTCGCCGTGTCTTCGCCGCGCGCAGGGCCTCCTCGGCGGCGAGTTCCTCCCGGGTGGGGAAGTCGGTGGGGAGCCAGGCCGCGGAGGCCCGTACCCGCGTGTGGAGGTAGTCCACGTACGCGGCCCGGACCTCGTCGGGCGAGGCGAACCCGTCCTCCATGGTCAGCCAGGCGTCCGGGACCTCGGCCACGATCTTCCGCAGCAGCTCCTCGGTGACCCTCGGCGCCAGCTCGGCGTCGGCCGCCCGTACGTCGGGGGCGTAGTGCCCGAGGGCGTGGTGACGGAAGTCGTAGGCCTTGGCCGGGTCGGAGGCGTCCCAGCGGTGGTGGAAGACGAGGGCGGCGCCGTGGTCGATGAGCCAGAGGCGCGGGGGGACGGTCCCGAAGGTCGGCCAGATCATGAGGTTGGAGCTGTGGACCGTGCGGTCCACGTTCACGGTCAGGGCGTCCAGCCAGACGATCCGGCCCGCCTCCAGCGAATCCACACGGAACGTCTTGGCGGCCTCGGGGGTGAAGTCCGCGGCCCCCGGCAGATAGTCCATGCCGAGGTTGAGACCCGTGCTCGCCCCGTGCAGCTCGCGCACCTCCTGGTGGGGCTCGTGGTCGGCGATCGCCGGGTCGAAGTGCGCGAGGACCAGCTCGGGGAACCTCAGCCCGAGCGCGCGGGCCAGCTCCCCCACGATCACCTCGGCGACCAGCGCCTTGCGGCCCTGCGCGGAGGCCGTGAACTTCACGACGTAGGTGCCCAGGTCGTCGGCCTCGACGATCCCGGGGACGGAGCCGCCTGCCCGCAGGGGCTCGATATAGCGGGTTGCGGTGACTTCCCTCAGCATTTTCTCAGGCCACCCACTTCATTGACCTTGCAATCCATGGCTCACCTCGGAGGTGTCCGATTAGGGGGAACTGCCCGTCAACACCCCTGGGGAGAATCTGGGGAGTTCGGACCGGCATGCGGATCTCCCTGCCTCCCCAGCGATCCGTCAATGGCCGTCCACCCCTTGCCTCCGGGCATGAAGTGAGCATAGTAACCGAGGGTGATCGCTGAGGAGGAATGCCCGAGCCATCGGGCCACGGTCGAAAGGCCTCGCCGTGCTCGGACACGGCGGCTGCGACCAGGATCGTGATCGGTCCAGCGGCGGTGCGGATTTGCGGTCAGTGCGCGCCGTCGACGACGTCGGCCCCCGCTTCCCTCCGTGCGCCGTCGGACAACTCGCCCGTGATGCCGACCCGCGAGAGGCGGCCGAAGGGCTCCGGCTTGATGGACGTGAACGTGTGCCTCTCCCCGCAGGGCATGGCATGACGGCGCAGCTCGTTGCGGAGGTCCTCCGACAGTCCGGTCCGGGGGCCGCCCATGCCACCGCCCCGCACATCGAAGTAGCTGACGTCCGGATGGTCACGCTCGAAGCCGTCCGGCAGCCCGTCCACGAAGATCACGGCATGGTGCGACGCACCGCCCATGGCAGGCGCGGGCTGGTGCCGGCTCCGCACGCTCACGCTCAGCTCTTCCGACGAGGCGGTGCCCGCCGGGCTCAGCCTGGCCGTCCAGATTCCGTCCTCGCCGCGGTGGGAGACCTGGTGTCCCTTCCAGCGCAGCTCTTCGGCCCACTTGTCCACCACCGCGGTCAAGGCTTTCACCGCGTCGCCCGGGGTGAGCTGCCTGGCGGCGATGGTCTTCTTCACCTTCGCCGGCACGCCCGCCGCCATCACGTTCTCCGGCAGAGACCGTGAGACGACCGCACCGGCGGCGACCATGGTGTTCCGTCCTACGGAGACGCCGGGGAGAATCGTGATCTGGAAGCCGAGCCAGACGTTGTCCTCGACGGTCACCGGTGCGTAGGCGGTCTCGAAGCCGTCCAGGGGGCCGTGCCCGAAGTGATATCCGTGGGTCCAGATGGACAGATAGGAACCTGTTCCGACGTTGTCGCCGATGGTGATCGGAAGATTGGCGTTCAGAATCGAGTGCTGTCCGATGGTGACGCGCGATCCGACGGAGACATGTGCGGTGGACGTCGTCGTACCGCCGTAGCCGACCACCGATTCGTCACCGAAGTAGAGGAGATTTCCCGCGGTGAACGACCGGCAGGTTATACGCGCGCCTCGGGCCATCCGAGCCGCGGCGCCGACCTCGAACCGTTCGGCGACCAGTACGCGCACATCCCGGTCGAATTCGCTCCCGGGTCCGATCCGGACCTGCGAGGCCCGCACATCACAGCCGGGTCCGATCACCGTTCCTTCCGCGATCTCTATCCGGTCACCGACAAGGACGGTCCCCGCACCGATGATCACGTCCGGCGCCAGCTTCAGCTCTTCACAGTGAATTCGGACGCTGGGGTCGACCCCCGGCCTGTCCACCGGCCAATGTCTCATGCGAGTGCCTCCTGATCGCGCGGTGCTGTACCGGTTCGGCTTCGAGTCCACATCTCAGTACCAGTCGGCCGGAGGGCGAATCAGGGCGCCCACTGCCAGCCCTTTCCGCAGCGCTTCGACGTCCGCCGCCCCCTGCCGAACGCGGGAGAGTTCCGCCTCGCTCGGACGCCGAAGACCTTCGAGATAGGGGAAGGGCCGGACGTACTCCTTGACGAACTTCGCCGACGGCCACGCCGGTGAGGTCTCCCCCAGCAGAGGGTTCACGGTGATCTCGCCGAGTCGGGACGGCTCCGGGTCCGGAAGGATGCCGACCGGGTCGGCCGTGGGCTCGCCGGTGACGAAGGCGAACGCCTGGACAGGAAATTCCGCTGTGGCCGGGAGCGGCCGAGGCGGGCGTTGTCCCACCCACGCGCGAGTCATCTCGGCGTCGTCGTAGACGGTGCTCGGCTCCAGCAGTCGTTCGTACTCGCTGAGAGTGAGGGGGCCGCCGGGAGAGAGATTCTCAACGTCCGCGTTGTGCAGATGGCCGACAAGGAGCCTGCCTGACGACGTGACACGTCGCATCTCCGAGATCGCGCCCGGGATGTCGGACAGGTAGTGCAGGCAGTCGTGCCCCAGGACGGTGTCCACCGCCCCGGAGGAGAACGGGAAGGGACCGTTCGCGTCGAAGCACACCGAGGTGCGTCCGGGGCGCAGATACCGTTGGGACAACCACAGGTGGGAGAAGACGACGTCGGAGCAGATGGATTCGGCACCGCCCATCTGTTCCCAATGGGCGGTCAGGTGCCCGAGGCCGGCGCCGATTTCGAGAATCCGCCGGTTCCGTGGGGCGTGCCAGTGAAGCAGGGAGAGACCACTGAGATAGGTGGGGATGATCCAGCGGTGCTCGAAGTACCAGCCCAGTCCTCCGTAGTCCAGAAGCTCGACGGTCTTGTGGAATGAGAGTTTCGCCCGCACCGCCTCATACGCGTCGCGCGGGTCGAGTTCAGGGATGTCCGCGCTTCGGCGGTCGCACAGCAGGAGGGCCAGCGCCTGCTCACGTCTGCCGTTCTGGATGAGGGACACGACCTCCTCGATCAGAGCCTCCCTGCCCACACGGAGGTAGTGACAGTTGTCGAAGTGGGGCCACAGTCGCTCCCCGTCGGTCAGCAGATTCCTGGCGGCGGGCCGCAGGGGCTCGCCGTTGGAAGGACTGACCAGTTCATAGGGCGCGCTTGTCGACGCGGTGACCGCGTTCATACATGAATCTCCAAGAAGGCCATGCGGTAGGTGAGTCCGGACGCGTTGCCCAGTCGTGGGCCGTCCTGCGCCGACACGAGCCTGCTGGACAGGTCGTCGGCCGGATCTCCCGTGGGATATCCCATGTCGGCCACGGAGGGGTAGTGAAAGTCCCAGGAGCGGGCCCGTCCGGTCAGAAAGGAGTCATAGGTCTGCTGCGACAGCACATTCCAGCCCGGCAGCCATTCCCCGTCCCCCTCGGCATGGCGCAGGCGACAGACCAGGTCGACCGGCGACGGGTTCATGGGACCGTAGAGAATCGCCATGCCGTCGGCGGCGACCATTCGCAGCAGATGCGGAAGCCACACGTCCAGGGTGTCGAAATGGCTCGGGACCGTCAGAGCCGTGACGATGTCGGCCTGGAGCGACGGAAGAGAGCGCGGTTCACAGATACTGGCGACGGAGAAGCTCGCCTGGGGCAGAGCGGCCGAAGCCGCGTCGACGAGTTCGGGCAGGACATCGATCCCGCTGACGTCCCACCGGGGTCTCCGTTCGAGGACGTAGCGGGCGAAAGCGCCGTTGGCGCAGCCCACGTCGAGCAGACGCAGCTTCTCGTCGAAGCGCTTGTGGCCGGCGGCGAGCCGCAGGACGGGAGCGAAGTACGGCCGCTGGGTGGTGTGGGGATCGCGCTGGAGATAACGGAGGTCGATCGAGCGGGCGCCCTCGGTGTGACGCCAGTCGTGTTCCCAGAGGCTGGTGCCGGCCGAGGTCGCTCCCGGTGCGTCAGGCGTGTTGTCCGACGTCGTCATACGAGGCCGCCCCGTCCGGTCAGAAGCTCTCCCAGAGCCGAGGCGCGCTGGGCTCCGACGTTGGCGTGGGAGCTTGCCGCGAGGACGTCGCGGAGTCGGCGTTGGACCGGGACGGTAGTGAAGTTGGCTCGTGAGCCGGCCAGGCCGAACGCTCCTTGAGTCACCGATGCCGCCATGCGGCAGATCGCGCGGGCGAGACCCGAGATCTCGGCTTCGCTCCAGCTGCCCTCGGCCGTCTCGTTCCACACCTGGGCACTCGCACGTTCGAGCGCGGCTTCGGCCATCGTCAGCCGGCCGGCGAGATCTCCGAGCTCGACCGTGCGATGGTCCGGCGGAGAACCCTGGAGGATCTCGGCCACGTCCCGCAGGGCGCCACGCGCCAGGCCGGCACACACAGCGGCCATGTGGAGGGCGTACGCCATGCGGTGCGGGAGGCGGTCGTGCCGGGTCAGCACAGCGGTCTCGTCGAACGTGTCGAGCGGGTACAGCTGCTCCGGGCGCACGCTCACGCCGTCCACGACGGCGGAGTGGCTCCCTGTGGCGGCCAGCCCCATGACCTGCCACGTCCGGTCGATGGCGACGGCGTCGGCGGGCAGGACGACACCGACGGTCCGCTGCGACTCCTCGTGTTCGCAGTGGACCAGGACCCACTGTGCGTGGCAGACGCCGCTGACGTAGTTCCACCGGCCGTCGACCCGCAACACGCCGTTCTGCTCGCGCACGCTTCCCTTGCCGGCCGAGGTCGCCGCGATCAAGGGGACATCGGGATCGGCGAGGATCCGGTCACGGGCCCATGGGCTGAGTCGCGGCAGGATGAGATTTCCCTGGGCCCAGACCATGACCAGCCAGGCCGCGGAGCCGTTCAACTCGGCAACGGCTCTCAGGGTGCGGGTGAAGTCCGGCAGGGACTCGTCGGATCCTCCGTACTCCGCGCTCATGACCCGGCCGGTCAGACCGCTTCGCCGGAGCTTGGTGACGAGTCCGGCGGGCAGCCGGTCCTCGTCGCTCTCCCCGAGCGCGCGGAGCTCGGCTCGCAGTGAGGCAGGCAGACCGGCGATCTCTTGGTCAGTGCCCGTCATGGTCAGCACTGTTGTCCTCCTCTCCTTGCTCACCGCAGGGCGGCGTCAGCGATCGCGTCGATGTGGGCCACGGTGGTGTCGAGCCAGGGGACCCGCGTCGGCTCGGTGGCGTCGATGAGCAGGTTCAGCTCAGTGCACGCGAGGATCACCGCCTCGGCTCCACGGTCCACCGCGGCCTGGCCGAGCTTCCGCAGCTGTAGGGCCGAGTCCGATACGACGTGCCCGAGGCACAGTTCCGAATAGATGATCCTGTCAAGCTCCCGTTGTGCCTGCTCGCCGAGATCGACCACTTCGATCCCCGCCCTCGCGAAGGCATTCGCGAACGCGGGCATACGCGTGGTGGTGCTCGTTCCCAGCAGGGCGACCCGGGTGCGTCCGTCCAGTGCGTCGACGGTCGCGTCGATGAGGCTGACGAGAGGTAAGGAAGAGTGTCGCGGTATCTCGTCCGCGACGGCATGCATCGTGTTGCAGGCCACGGCCAGGAAGTCGGCACCGGCCGCCTCCAGAGCCTCGGCCGCCTCTCCGAGCAGGCGGCCCGCCGCAGGCCAGTCGCCGCTGAGCTGTGCCTGTTCCACGAAGTGGTAGTCGGCGGACCAGATGATGACATGGGCGGAATGGGATCCGCCCAGCTTCGCGGCCAGCCTGCGGTTGAGCTCGCGGTAGTACGTGATGGTCGAGGGCCAGCTCATTCCGCCGATGAGCCCGATCTTTCGCGTGGGGAGATCACGCTCCGTCATACGGTCACCTTTCG belongs to Streptomyces graminofaciens and includes:
- a CDS encoding DapH/DapD/GlmU-related protein, whose amino-acid sequence is MRHWPVDRPGVDPSVRIHCEELKLAPDVIIGAGTVLVGDRIEIAEGTVIGPGCDVRASQVRIGPGSEFDRDVRVLVAERFEVGAAARMARGARITCRSFTAGNLLYFGDESVVGYGGTTTSTAHVSVGSRVTIGQHSILNANLPITIGDNVGTGSYLSIWTHGYHFGHGPLDGFETAYAPVTVEDNVWLGFQITILPGVSVGRNTMVAAGAVVSRSLPENVMAAGVPAKVKKTIAARQLTPGDAVKALTAVVDKWAEELRWKGHQVSHRGEDGIWTARLSPAGTASSEELSVSVRSRHQPAPAMGGASHHAVIFVDGLPDGFERDHPDVSYFDVRGGGMGGPRTGLSEDLRNELRRHAMPCGERHTFTSIKPEPFGRLSRVGITGELSDGARREAGADVVDGAH
- a CDS encoding class I SAM-dependent methyltransferase, which produces MNAVTASTSAPYELVSPSNGEPLRPAARNLLTDGERLWPHFDNCHYLRVGREALIEEVVSLIQNGRREQALALLLCDRRSADIPELDPRDAYEAVRAKLSFHKTVELLDYGGLGWYFEHRWIIPTYLSGLSLLHWHAPRNRRILEIGAGLGHLTAHWEQMGGAESICSDVVFSHLWLSQRYLRPGRTSVCFDANGPFPFSSGAVDTVLGHDCLHYLSDIPGAISEMRRVTSSGRLLVGHLHNADVENLSPGGPLTLSEYERLLEPSTVYDDAEMTRAWVGQRPPRPLPATAEFPVQAFAFVTGEPTADPVGILPDPEPSRLGEITVNPLLGETSPAWPSAKFVKEYVRPFPYLEGLRRPSEAELSRVRQGAADVEALRKGLAVGALIRPPADWY
- a CDS encoding class I SAM-dependent methyltransferase, with product MTTSDNTPDAPGATSAGTSLWEHDWRHTEGARSIDLRYLQRDPHTTQRPYFAPVLRLAAGHKRFDEKLRLLDVGCANGAFARYVLERRPRWDVSGIDVLPELVDAASAALPQASFSVASICEPRSLPSLQADIVTALTVPSHFDTLDVWLPHLLRMVAADGMAILYGPMNPSPVDLVCRLRHAEGDGEWLPGWNVLSQQTYDSFLTGRARSWDFHYPSVADMGYPTGDPADDLSSRLVSAQDGPRLGNASGLTYRMAFLEIHV
- a CDS encoding aspartate/glutamate racemase family protein, whose product is MTERDLPTRKIGLIGGMSWPSTITYYRELNRRLAAKLGGSHSAHVIIWSADYHFVEQAQLSGDWPAAGRLLGEAAEALEAAGADFLAVACNTMHAVADEIPRHSSLPLVSLIDATVDALDGRTRVALLGTSTTTRMPAFANAFARAGIEVVDLGEQAQRELDRIIYSELCLGHVVSDSALQLRKLGQAAVDRGAEAVILACTELNLLIDATEPTRVPWLDTTVAHIDAIADAALR